TCAAAACTATTAGTCATAAACGACTTACTGCAAAGACACTTTTCAGAATTGCTGCAATGTAGAGTGGCACACCAAGTCTTATTCCTGATAGGTGTGTCATGAAGGGATAAGCAGCAATTACTGGTATAGACAGTGCCTGCGATGCTTAAGGTCGATTTTTAAgaattataaatatttttttaaaattattgTGATTTTAGCAACTCACCGACGAAATTCGGGTTGACTGAATAGGTCCAAAAGTTTTGTCAACCCAACGATAAGCAAAGAGTTGATATACTAGAAGACTGGTGCCTACAGTTCAACAAAGGATGATTATTGACTTTCcaaaaattacatttagtacAGCTTATTAACCATAAAGCACAAACGTCATTCATCCTTACAGTTGCAGGTAATTACTGGCGCCTAAGATTCTTTAAAGTTTTTGGGAAAGCAGTTGATTGACTCAGAATTACCTGCAATTGTAAGAACTTGGCCCACATCTTTAGATGAAAAGCTAAGGCCGCCGTATCTATTACTCACAGTCCATAGAGAAAATATCTGATGTCGAATTGCAACAAATAAATTTCAGAAAAGTCGTATTTCAAAGTAGCAGAACAGATCGAGTAGATGTTACCTCAACATATGCCGTGTCATGAAGCGAGAAGACACAGTAAGTGATAATGGAGGACATCAAAGGCCAGTTTTTAAGTAAACTATTTTTAGGTGGTTCTGTGCTTTCTTGAGCTGTAGAACCTTCTACCATTTCAACTGTTCTCTCAAGGCCTTTGTGCTTATGTAGGGTCTCCTGTTTAGTTACTCGATGAAAAATGACAAGTAAATAAAAAACAGTGGGAATAAGCTCACATGTGCAAATTATTTAGCAGATTTTTTGTGTATTTTAAGGTAGGATAGGATAATATTTTGGTCGTCTAAGAAGACATATAATGTGTGAATAAATCATAAAGAACATGAAAAACTCTTcacaataataataaaataaataaattagaaaGAACATACAGAGTCAGAGTAGGGTTGTACTTACTGGGAGCCATGCACAGCTTATGAAAACCAAGGTAGCAAAAAATGAGATAAATAGACATGGTAATAAATATGGGAACCTGCATGGTGTTGGATCAAGAAgacaaaagtaaaaaaaaaatcattctatCTTAGTGTTAAAATAATTTAATTTTAGTCCAAAGGCATACCTTCCAAACACTGACTTCTCATGAAACAGATGTGGGTATTGTTTGACAGGCTGGTAATAAATAAGAGACATAAAAGGTGAAAAATAATCCAAATTGTTGAGAGATATAATTTTTTGTGAGATACCTGTGCTAGGTAGCCCCCAATTGCTGGGCCAATTATAACTCCCATTCCCCATGCTGTGCTGACCTAAATTTGATGAATGGATAAAACTCAGTTCATGGTATGCAATAGTTATGTCATATGCGGCAGCGTTATGGGTTTATATGCAGAATTGGAACCTACAATTGATATACCCAAAGTTTGCTGTTCAGGTCGACAAACTTCAATAGAGTAGGCCTGTGGCAGAAAGCAACAATTACATTTTATATTGACTACTAGACTTCTGCTGGAATCAGGGCATGCAGAAACTGAAAATGACATATTTCCTATCCTTGTTTTTAGGAATTGCCACTTCTATGCAACAAAGTACCTTTACAGGTGCAAGGAATCCATTGAGGGCACCAAGAAGAAACCTTGTAGCAATAGCCACCCAATATTTCACACTTAGTCCAAACAATGTGTTGAAAACAATGCTGAAATAAATGTGGGTTTGGAAGTGGATTAGCAATCATACATTAAATGGAACATAATGCCATTCTACTTTTGGAGTACATTGGTTACATTTCTCAGGTGAAAAAGATATATAGCACGAGTACTTACACTGAAAATACCGAAAATGCAATTACAGGCTTTCGTCCAATACGATCAGCTATGATACCCCAAAAGACTGACGCAAGACCTCTGCCGATCATATATGATGCACCTAAATAAAAGGATGCGATATTCAAAAATATGATCATTTTCGAAAACACTAAAGAAGTATGCATGGTTTTTGTTACTCAACAACACTGCggtacccgcaaaaaaaaacacacacttTGACACTTTGTGGCAACAAATCTTACCGAGAAAGCCAGCGTAGAATCCAATGTCTTCTTCTCTTTGAACAACATGCAGATCCCTTATCTGTTCTAGACATAATTAgcagttttaattatttgcagAAAAGGAAAACACATATCTCTAATTCAGAGGAAGAGAGGAATATGCATGCCAACAGAGCGGCATGGTAGCTTACCATGAAGTAGAGAAACGGGAACAAGGATGTTATGGGAAGAGCTGAGAAAGGACAAGAGAAGTGGTATTGAGAAATCAGTTAGTTAAATCAATCAGTAGTATTATATAAAACGTTTCAGAGGAAAGCATCTATATATACAGTAGCTGCTAATCGAACAAGAGTTGCAGTAAAATAAGACCATGCATGCATCCATGGAGATGGAGCGATTAAGAAATGGGGTAGCAGCTAGCATACGGCAGCATCAGCAGATACGTTGGTCGCATGGACGATGACGCGTGCACATGAACAGGAACAGAACAGAAAGAACCTACCCGAGGCGAAGGTGGTGGCGCCGACGAAGAGCAGCTCCTTGTAGGGAACGCCCTGGCGGCTGTCCTTCTTGCTGTCCATGGCGCAGCCGGGACAGCCGTCGTAGTACaccttcgccggcggcggcggctgctcccCCATTTGCATTTCAGTTCAGCGCTCTGGCGTCAGGACTCAGGACAGACAGAGGAGGGGAATGGAGCCGTGGAAGGAAACGTGagaggcgccgctgccgcgcttTATATTATTGACTTCATTCAAGGTCCCTTGGTAGGCGTGccaagagggagggagggagggcacCCGGCGCGAGCGacaggtggccggccggcgagctcccttGGATTTTCAGGCCAGGTAGAAATAAAGTGGCTTTCAGCTTTCAGGTCCACATTGTCCCATGGATGGTCGTGCCGCATTGTCCCTTGGATTTTCAGGTCCCATTGTCCCATGGATGGTCGTGTCCACATCATCAGTGTGCATGTGAACGTAAGGTTGGTGATCCAAGAGCGCGGGCCGGCCTGCGGCAGCCgccgcgggcggaggcggcggacggCTTCCTCGCGCCCCTCGCcttgtccgccgccgcctgctgctgctgctgctgcggcttcTCCGCGGGAGCCACGGAGgccgccccgacgccgccggaggtgcggatggggcggaggcggcggagggagtACTCGACCTCGGACGACGAGAAGTACCCGCGGCCGGAGCAGTcgtccgcgggcgccggcgccgcccggtgGCTGGCTGCCAAGGACGGCTTGTAGTAGTAGCAGCAATGCAGGGCCGCCTCTTGCTTCTTCTGGGCGCTCCCAGCCGACCTCGCCGCGGCCACCGTCGTTCCCGGCTCGTCTTCGTAGGAGTCTATCAGTGCACATTGTGATTCTGGAGTAGTAGTTTAATTGGGAAGTACCCGATAGACTatcagattacaccgttttaagtgcatagTAACTTGATTATTTATTAAAATTATAGTTTCTTCACTTAAGCTGGTTTAATCTGGACGGTTCTGCTACAAAGATCGCGGCGTAGTGCGGCGGGAAGTGGTTCCGATAGAAACAGAGCGGGCAGATCCAGCTCTTGGTGGCGAAGTCGACACGCGCGAAGGGGTTAAAGAGCGCGGAGCAGGACGGCTTGCAGTGCAGGCCCCACAGCAACTGCTGTGGGGCTAGCGATGCATAACatccaacccttaatggttaaAGAGACATTGTTTAATGTAAGTTCGAGAGTACAAattattgaaaaaaataatatgcTCATACATTGCCAGTAACATTGTCTGTTACATTGACCGAGATCTGATCACAAGTTATAGCCTCGAATTTATGAAGATTGTTAGAGCAGCCAAGTCTTCATATGATGAATGATGAATCATCAATGTATCTTTCAGCCACATCTAACCGTATTGTTTTGCAACATCATCAACGAAGGCATGTATTTGGTATCTGTAGAGCATCGCCAGTAACATTACTATCATTATTGTGATAGGTACATAGACATAATAGAGAAGGAAACATAAGGGAAAGAGGACTAACGAAGAACTTACGTCGATGGGCATACCATGAGAGGTTGATGGCGGGGCTATTGAAGTAGACAATTCTGCGACATAGGAAGAcgaatagtaagaaacgcagaATCTAAGATTGAAAGCAAAGAGTGCGCTGCAAATCTAGAGCCCAGAATATAAATCACAAATGGAAAGGCACATGCTTGATGGCATTCCTTTATCAGACTATCCTGGAATTTTGTTTACAGAATAGAGCCAACTATCTAGAACCAAATTTGAGGAATAGAAAGCGACAAAGGCCCATTCTTTTGACACTTCTGCACAGTTCTGAAGCAACTAATCAATCCTAGAAGCTTACCTGTAAGTCCATTTGAAAAAGAAGCCTATTCTCTAAGAAAGCTGACAGCATTTAGAAAGGAGTTCTCAAAAGTGTGCTCCCAGATTTCATTTTTTGCAAAACCATGCACGATGGTAGCTACCTGAAGCCCAAACAGAGCTAGCCTAAATGGGCCACCAGATGTCGCTGCTTGTCAAAATAAGACCATCCTCGATCTTCGAATTTGGAAATCCTTAACTGTCCTTATGATAGACAAATATATACTTACAAAAGAAGGCGAACTAATTTAATTCCCATAGTATTTTTAGTAATGGTTAAAATTGTTGGATACTCTACCCATTTAGACCTATAGCGGCCCGAAGCAGTAATATATACTTACAAAAAGAGGCAGACTAATTGAATTCCCATAGTATTTTCACTAATGGTTCAAGTTGTTGGATACTCTAGCCAATTAGACTTGCAGTGGCTCCCAAACAGTAATAaaaatgtactccctccgtgtTTTTATGTCTGACGCCGTTGACTTTTTACTCAacatttgaccactcgtcttattcaaaaaatttagatAACTATGCGAAAATGTAAGATATACTTTAAATATATTCAATGCTAAAGCAAGCCACATCAAAATAAATAGTAATTacataattttttgaataagatgagtggtcaaacGTTGAGTAAAAAGTCAAACGCGTCAAACATTTAGATACAGAGGGAGTAGTAGCTAAACAAACTGAAATAGGCATTGCAACATAAAAGCTGAACCCTTGATATGTGCTGAAATAATGAAGATGAGAACACTATGAATAAGAATGGGTACATGTTAGAGGAACAAAGATGAATGAATGTACAAGTGACAAATAATAGAAAGGCGAACAACAGAAACCATAACTATGATAATGGTGACAGCATGAAACCAAACACGATGTATGAAGCATACCCTATAGTGCGCAAGACTTAAAACCAATTCTCCAAAGCAAGCAGGATATTACACGGTTTCTCAATTATTTGGGAGGTGACAGCATGAAACCAAATACAATGTATAAAGTGTCGAATGCCCCTATAGTGCGCAATACTTAAAACTAATTCTCCAAAGCAAGCATGATATTACACGGTTTCTCAATTATTTAAGGCTCACCAAATCCTACATGCATGGACACTTGCAGACAACCGTGTAAAATGAGCATCAGTAGTGCATATACCTAGATTCAGATTAAGGGAAATAATGCGAACCAAGCAGAAAACACCATGCGTCAAAAGACAGAAACTGCGAGGACATGTGACCACACACAGGAAGGTGGCCCTGTATTATTGATTTATTATATTAAAGACTCAGGATGTTGCATctcaaaaatataaataaacaaCAACCATCCTCAGTATTTACTGACACCAAATAAAAGGGACTACTAATGATGAAGCTAGGTTTCATGGATAGAGTGAACTTTGCTAGTAACAAATAAACAACAACAGGGGTAGAAGCATTGAGGTACGTACCTGTTAGACCTCCAGCAGCAGTACCTTTTGCATCCATCAACCTGTATAATTCAGACAAATTAAACGCATTGGGAGGCGATTTTGCTATGGCTGCAAAGATTTTCGAGCAACCCAGTATGCAGTAAACGATTTCTTTGCATCAGCAGTCAGCTTTTGTACGTGTGCGCGGCGTCTCCCGCCAGTGCCTCTGCTGCTTGGGCCCGCCGAGGTAGATcagaggaaggggaagaacTCGTTTTCCTCAGCTCAAGATTTGCAATCAACTCAAGATTTGAATTGAACAAATAAGGAACGATTCAAAGACAGCATCCAAACTGATTTCCATTCAATTCATTGATAGATAGATCGGGCTTTTGCAGCCTTACATCAAAACAAAGATTGATAACACATGCCACCAAAATCTTCCGTCTGACATTTACTCATACCAAAGTTTTAAATAGACGGCTATAGCCACCGCTATAGCCTGCTATAGCTTTTGAGAGAGAAGAAAGCTAGGATCTCCATCTCTTAGCTCTAAAACGCTAAATCCGCTAATAGACAACTATATCCCGCTATAGCCGCTAAACTAAGAGTTATTTAGCCAGCTAAACTATATGAATTAGTCTTTATTTATTGTTAATTTAGTATTGAACTTCGTCATTTACAAAATTTAGTATTTTGTCAATGATGTGACGAGGGATTGAAGTCCAAGACGTATTTCAGTACATAaaattttcttgatttcatgTTTATATGCAAAATTGCTCATAGATTTATGCATGGTGTTGAAGTAGAAATTCATAATTGTGAGAAGGTTctagaagattagagagtatATATGTATGAATTATTATTACCATGCTTTATGGTGAAATATggaatactctagaaattagatatttgtatgatTAGATAAGTACAAGGAAAATTCTAGAGTTATATATCTCTTCTCTACTACTAGAAAGGGGGCTAAGGGTGACGTTTTTTTAGTGTACATCCTTACCTCCCCAACTTTAGTTAAGCCTACAACGGTTGTGAACTCACCTGCCATCCCTGTCCTCCGATTCAATCTCGCCCGCTCCCTGCATTCTGCCCGCTAATCTCGCccgcccgctcctcctcccgcacGCCAGCTCTCCCACAGCAGCGCCCCCCGCACGCCGCTGCAGTCCGCGTCCGATCCTGTCCTCCTCCGATCCGATCTCGCCCGCCCGACGCGCTCCCcacacgccgcagccgccgccgcagtccgcTTCCGATCCCTGTCCTCCTCCGATCCAATCTCGCCCGCACGCCGCGCCCCccgcacggcgccgccgccgccgccgcagtccgcGCCCGCCCTCGCAATCGCCAACCCCCGCGCCCCgcccttcccctcgccgcctcgcgccgccgcagcgctcGCCCTCACATCCGCTCGCCAATCGCTTCCTCGGCTCCTCGCTCTCGCCCAGCGGACGCCGCTCGCCGCGTCCGACTCCGGCCTCTCCGACGAGTGCGGATCACCGGCTTTCCGGTGCTGCACCGTCGACACATTGTGCCCTCGCGCCGCCAGGCGGAACGACAGGCGCGGTGGCTTCTCCTCCCTGCGGCAGCAACACTGGTCGCGTTCCGCCAACAACGACAACAGCCGCATCCATTCCCCCGGTTGCAGCATTTGGATTTCTCCGCAAGCAAGTTCGGCTCCGTGCAGGCCTTGAGGTAATCACTTGCAATCTTCGTTCATTCCATTCGACCAATCCGCAATTTATAATCCAATTCACATTGAATGACCATGTGAATAGTTTTCCCTTTCCGATCTCTCGTGGTGACgtgaataaaaatatatttttatgaaaattgCTGGCTCTGGCTGGAAGCCCAATGGTTGCTTCACTTTGCAGCCGCTTCCGTGGCTCTCTTCTTTTCTAAGTGTGCTTTTGTTCCATTGTCACATTTGGGTGGAATTTGGTCCAGATTACCCAGGTTGCTTCCTTACGGTCCTTTACCATTGTGTAAACAACAGACTATTTCTTCATCAACTGACAGCTAATACATGTTCTTCACTATTTTAGATATCCCTTTTCCTGCCCCTGCAATAGGAGCATGATGATCATTCTTCATATGGATAGAGGACCTATATACACTAAAATTGGGTCAGATTGTTCTATTTCCTTGAACAAAATGAACAGATGTCGTGATTGGAAAAATCAGTGCTAGGAACTGAATGGCAGCTAATTTGGCCAACTgatggttgtgccatggtggtcCCATTTGCAGGTATCCTTCCTCCATCTGGACTTTGattaatttcatttttttttcatgaccATGAACTATTTACTCCTGTCGTGCTTCAGTACATACTACATACAATGTTATCCTAAACGGTTCTAAACGGCCGTTTAGACCGGTTTAAACACTAAACGCACCCTAACCGCACAGTTTAGGGCCTAATCGGTCTCCTAAACGGTTGACCCGTTTAATCGGTCAAAATCGGGGAAAAACGGCAAAAACGGCCTCAACGGGGACGGTTCCTGGACGGATTGAGTGGCGTTCAGCCCGTGTACCATCCCGTTTGGGCGATAGAGAGAAGACATGACAACTGAAATGCGAAGATTGAAGGGGAGTAGGGGGGAGATTGGGCGGGGAGCAGAGAGCCGGGGAGGATTGGAGGAGCAGCGGGGAGACGAGAAGAGAGGGGTAGGACACTGCCGCGCAAGCCATCGAGGAGCAGAGATCAGGGGAGGAGGGAACCTCTtgattcgccgccgccgcgcaggcctgCTGCCCCCCTGCATGTTGCCTCTGGAGTTCCGGGGCACCAGGGTGGGGCTAGATCTGAGCGGAGCTCTAGGTGGAAGGTGGAGCCATGGCgttgggagaggagagggagacgaGAAGAGCACGATTCGGGTGAAGAGATAatgttctttcttttttttaccgtGAAGAGGTGTTGTAGGCTGGATAGGGGGTCGTGAACAGAGCAGATAAGAGAAGAAAGGGGGTCATGTGGGCTTGTATATGGGCCAGATAGTTGATGGTTGTGgactcctttttcctttttatacATGCAAAactgtgctacagtaccataccGTTTAGCCCGTTTAAACCCGTTTAAACGGCGTTTAAACAGCCTAAACGCTAAACAGAGCGTCGCCGTTCGTTTAGTGTTTACCGTTTAGGAAAACATTGACTACATAATTGCACATGCTGCATCTGGGTGCCTTCAGTACATAGTAAGTAGTTAATAATGCAGGTGCTACTTGGACACAATTGAAATTTCTATTTTCTTAGAATGTTTCTCTTCTAAAAAGATTTTGTTCCGGAACATGATTAGATCACGAGCAGAGATAGCAGAGTTGAAATATGCTAGCTGCTCAAGGCAGGAAGTCTGCTAGCTTAGTCGGCATGATGTAGCTTAGATTTACATCTCTTCGGCTATTGAagattattttttatactaTAGTAATACATTACTGTAGAACCTCAAATATTCTAGACCTTATTGAAACACAAGTATCTCTTTGGCAATCTCATTCTCAGTTATCTTTCTCCATGGTGTTGCTGGCATGTACAATATTTGCTTCTGCTATGTTAGTTCTGATATTACCCAATTGACAAACAATTTTGCAGCAAACCGTCGTGTGTTTTGTCCTGCCCAAAAAGTTGTGGGGACATTTCCATCTTCATGTTGCTGAGAGAGACATACTTCGTAACACCATCAAGATAGATACTTGGCAAGAAGCTTTTGGTGGTGCACATGCAAGATATTGACAATACTTTGCATCATACCTGGAGCTCTTGGTATTATTCTgtacatatcaaacatattgTATTATTTTATTCATCTCAAATTTTTAGAAGCTCATTTTAGCAATGGCTATTGTCTTCTATGTCTCCACAAGGCAGTTGCATAAATATGTGACATTTCATCAATTACTTAATTTTGTTCGAGTCTCAGTTACTTAATTTTGTTCGAGTCTCAGTTACTTAATTTTGTTCGAGTCTCAGTTAGCCTTAAAATAGCATGTAGCTAAGATCATCGTCGTGCTATAAAAACTTTTACCACTAGAGTTGAATTTTGTAGAAGTTTTTACAAAGTTGAATTGTTTTCATACCTGGATTAATATAATTATATGTGACAACTGAACTTATAAAGACTTCCTTGTAGATTTATTTAGACATTTCCTTGTAGAAACAAACATGTGATAAATTCGATCCTATCTTTTTTCCTAGAGTAAAGAGAAAATGATAAGGTGACTACTTTTATATCAAGGTTTGTTTGTTGAGCTGTTCATTTTATGTTACTGacaattgtaataatttgaactGGCAATTTTGATGTTGTCACTGATGCATGGCAAATCTCATGTTTGAATTGATCCAGACATCTGAAAAAGTGCTATTATGTTGGTATTCTGATTCAGTATTTCGCAATATATAGCTATCATGCTTATCTGGCCCCGAGAACAAGTAATGGAGATGATTATTAATGTTTGGTTGCAGCATCATGGATTCATGGTGAACAGCGTGAGATTGGGGAATACTTTTTAATGATCTTAATGACTATGATCAGAAAGCTCTCCTGTTTGCTGCAGGTATCAGACCATCATCTCTTGTCGTCTTTTTATTTAAAGTGGATCTTGATATAAATTCACCATATATGTAGTCTGCTTGATGCCTACGCATATGCAGAATCATTCAGTGCATGAACTGAAAGATCAGGTGTATGGGTTGCATCTCGCTTGCATTTCCAATTATGTTCTGGTTTTTACAAATCTTTCTCTCTATTTGATTGATTACTATCTTGAGAAGAAATAGCAACTGTTCTTGGATGGTTGTGCAGGTCTGATTGTCGCCTTCTCAGTTCTCACACAGCTGCAGCTTCCCTGTTACGATGCAGTGGCAGCTCGGTAGCAGCACAGAGCTTGCATGGCGTTTATAAAAACTGAGCTTTGCTTCCACAACATTTAATAGTGGATGCAATCTGGATAAGTGATTCACTCTTCCCAAATTCCCATGTATTCATTCCCTTTGGCCAGGAGACTCATGCATGAAGTTGCAATGATatgaataaaatatttttaggtgTGAAATGCAGCCTTCTATATTTTAGTTTGGTAGTGATTTTCAAGTGATTTTCTAGCTCTCCGAAACGTTTCCGCTAACTAAAAAATTAGCGTAGCATAAATGCCATGCATTCTTTTCTGTAAGCTGAAAGTTCAGTATTTCTATTTCTTTAGGTGCTATTTGTACTCCTCCATGGTGTATCTGAGCAGCTATTTTTCAATTTAGGTCACATTGTTCCTGGTCCAATTGATTGTTGTAAGGCTAGACAATAAGGCTTTCGTTATCTAAGAGAGCAGTTCGTAGCTTCAGAATTCAGCGTGCTTTTTGCTTCCAGTATGGCTTTTTGCACAGTACGACTTCCAGTCATGTGCTATTTTGTCTTGCCAGGGGTTATATATCTTATAAACGCTATTGAGATGGAGTTGCTTAAGCTGCCCCATGTAGACTATGTGCACTCTCGAAGGATGTATACTGTATTACTGTTTATTATACATTTGGTTGTTATGATTTATGGATACACGAGATTTGATTAAATATTTACAGATTGAGATAAAACTGTGCAAGTTGGGGCATGCCATGTTGAAAATACTGATCGTGTAAGTTTATCATGGTGAAATCCTAACTGCTCTCCACAATGTTATGTCGATATTGGATTACATATTTATCAAATGATTTATGCAAGCTTGGAACATTGTATTCTATATAAATAGTAGTATTAGGAGTATGAATTTTTTAactcccgtagcaacgcacgggcatacaCCTAGTTTTGTAAAAAATGTGTAGAAGATGACACATGGCAAAACCATATGAGCCATAGAGTCATATAAATAGGGGTGCTCCCCTCCCCTGTTGCCACACCATGGCATAAGAGGTGTCAAATAGGAGATGATAAGATTGTCATGTAGTGTAGTAGTGTCATGGTAGGATAGCCAGATAAAGAGTACAAGAGTCTTGTGTTGTAATAAGTTATGGTGAATAAAGAGTTGAGTTCTCATATAGAGTTGGTCTCTCATATTAGTGTCTATGTGAGGTTTTTTTCGGTGTAATGTGGGtataatatttacaaaaagaagGTGTCAAAGTTAGTGGGCTGATTTTTCAACACATGGTATTTATAAACCCACTATATGGGTTAGCTAAACTGTAGCCCGCTATAGCTTTTCCTAGCCTCTACAAATACCAACCGCTAAATGTTTTATCCCGCTATTTTAAACAGTGACTCATACTAACTAGGACGACACCAAACTTGTATTGATCGGGCGATGTGGATTCTACCTCCTCTTACTCAACTACCATGGGAATGGTGATAAGGAAGACGCCATCTTTGATGGCactcgcctcggcctcctccagctCGAACATGTCCGGTAGGAAGTACAGATAGCGCTCCTTGTCATCCAGGAGAACATCCAACGTGGGAAGTCGCACTCCTCGccatcctcctccccctcctcatgCTCGTCGCCATCCTCCCCCCTCCTTGTAGATCTTGATATCTACCACCAG
This genomic interval from Panicum virgatum strain AP13 chromosome 8K, P.virgatum_v5, whole genome shotgun sequence contains the following:
- the LOC120643480 gene encoding protein ZINC INDUCED FACILITATOR-LIKE 1-like; its protein translation is MGSEEAPLLLLAPVVEGCPGCAIERQKASSKGRIPYRELFFVGVTSFASSLPITSLFPFLYFMIRDLHVVQREEDIGFYAGFLGASYMIGRGLASVFWGIIADRIGRKPVIAFSVFSVIVFNTLFGLSVKYWVAIATRFLLGALNGFLAPVKAYSIEVCRPEQQTLGISIVSTAWGMGVIIGPAIGGYLAQPVKQYPHLFHEKSVFGRFPYLLPCLFISFFATLVFISCAWLPETLHKHKGLERTVEMVEGSTAQESTEPPKNSLLKNWPLMSSIITYCVFSLHDTAYVEIFSLWTVSNRYGGLSFSSKDVGQVLTIAGTSLLVYQLFAYRWVDKTFGPIQSTRISSALSIPVIAAYPFMTHLSGIRLGVPLYIAAILKSVFAITRVTGTSLLQNNAVPQEQRGAANGIATTAMSLSKAFAPAGAGIIFSWAQKRQHATFFPGDQMVFLLLNLTELIGLILTFKPFLAAPQQYK